One segment of Aquimarina sp. BL5 DNA contains the following:
- a CDS encoding MarR family winged helix-turn-helix transcriptional regulator, with product MDKSAFNIPFQHDDINAKIVISLERISEVFRVLLWEYAKEIKLSPIQIQIMIFVAYHKEDLCTVSHLAKEFNLTKPTISDAVKVLEQKKMISKNKTSTDSRSYYISLTADGKKSVSKTEHFASPIRKKIDSFNQEEQESLLKTLSSLIYKLNRSGILSVQRTCYACKFYEKKTENNDFCNLIKTKLNTKDIRLDCPEFEEKV from the coding sequence ATGGATAAGAGTGCTTTTAACATACCGTTTCAACATGATGACATCAATGCAAAAATAGTTATTAGCTTAGAACGTATTTCTGAAGTTTTCCGTGTTTTATTATGGGAATATGCAAAAGAGATCAAACTAAGTCCTATACAGATACAAATCATGATTTTCGTAGCGTATCACAAGGAAGACTTATGTACTGTTAGCCATTTAGCGAAAGAATTTAATCTTACTAAACCTACTATTAGTGATGCTGTTAAAGTTTTAGAACAAAAAAAAATGATTTCTAAAAACAAAACATCTACTGATAGTAGAAGTTACTATATCAGTTTAACTGCTGATGGCAAAAAGAGTGTTTCTAAAACTGAGCACTTTGCGAGTCCTATCAGAAAAAAAATTGACAGCTTTAATCAGGAAGAGCAAGAATCATTATTAAAAACTCTTAGTTCTTTAATCTATAAACTGAATAGATCTGGAATTTTATCTGTTCAGAGAACCTGTTATGCCTGTAAATTCTACGAAAAGAAAACTGAAAACAATGATTTCTGTAATCTTATTAAAACAAAGTTAAATACTAAAGATATTCGATTAGATTGCCCTGAATTTGAAGAAAAGGTATAA
- a CDS encoding thioredoxin family protein, whose translation MSKSIFYHAGCPVCVTAEQDIVNLIGASNVDIIHLGEEQSIITNAEKAGVQSVPALVTPNGNVLHINFGASLSDVKK comes from the coding sequence ATGAGTAAATCAATTTTTTATCACGCAGGATGTCCCGTTTGTGTCACTGCCGAACAAGACATCGTAAACCTAATTGGAGCTTCGAACGTAGATATCATCCATCTTGGAGAGGAGCAATCAATAATTACCAATGCGGAGAAAGCTGGCGTTCAATCTGTTCCTGCGTTAGTAACTCCCAATGGAAATGTATTGCATATTAACTTTGGTGCATCCTTATCCGATGTAAAAAAGTAA
- a CDS encoding DUF2024 family protein, whose amino-acid sequence MKIAVWDTYVNRKDGFLMHFDILVPDNIKDENQVLGYGKKYLNTKSFDTSNLTSDECRFCHIEKASPELIRLIQTQGYAIIEMENCH is encoded by the coding sequence ATGAAAATAGCAGTTTGGGATACTTATGTTAACCGAAAGGACGGGTTTCTAATGCATTTTGATATCCTTGTTCCGGATAACATCAAGGATGAAAATCAAGTTTTAGGATATGGTAAAAAATACTTGAATACCAAATCTTTTGATACTTCTAATCTAACATCGGATGAATGTAGATTTTGTCATATTGAAAAGGCTTCTCCAGAACTTATTCGTCTAATACAAACTCAAGGGTATGCCATTATTGAAATGGAAAATTGTCATTAG